Sequence from the Candidatus Izemoplasma sp. genome:
GTAAAGAAACGTTTTTCAATACCGACTACTGTCCCATTTTCAAGCGCTTCATCTTCTTTTTTTAGTGGCTTATCTGAAACACGAGCATCATAGATTTTAAGCCGTTGATCATCAATCTTTAAATAACATCCTGGCTCAGGTAAAAAGGCACGTAATTGACAGTCAAGTTCATCCTTTGACCGGCTAAGATCCAATCGCTCTTCATACTTTTTAATATTATAGGCGTATGTAACCTGTGTCTCATCTTGTTTAATCCGAGGCGCTGTTCCGTCAATAATACTTGGTAGCGTGTCCAATAGCAGGTCACGTCCAAGTAAACTCAGTTTATCAAACAACGTTCCTGTTGTATCCTCGTTAGTAATAGGAATCGAACGTTGAGCGATGATATCTCCACTATCCATTGCCATTGCCATATACATGATGGTTATTCCTGTTTCCTTATGACCGCGCATAATAGCTCGCTGAATAGGTGCGCCACCACGTAACTTCGGCAATAAACTACCATGTACATTTATTGCGCCAAGTGGGGGCGCAAATAGTACTTCTTTGGGTATGATTTGGCCATACGCTGCTGTGATGATGATATCTGGTTGCGTTTCAATAATGTGATCATAATCGGTTTTAATTCGGTCTGGTTGAAACACAGGAATGTCTAACGATTTCGCAGTAATTTTAACTGGGGGTTCTTGCAAGCGTTGTTTTCTCCCCACTTTTTTATCTGGTTGCGTGACAACTAAATCAACGCCATATTGTTCATGAACAGCTTGTAAAATTGGAACAGCAAATTCAGGTGTTCCCATAAATACTACTTTCATTTCAAATCACTCCTATAATAAGTTTGGATGACGGTCTATTGCAATAATACATTCATCATGGTAAGTATCATATACATTTTGTAACACATCATGAATGTTATGTTCTTCTTCATATTTGATTATAATTTGTGCTCTATAGCGATTATTTATACGGGCAACTTTTGGTAAAACTGGTCCTAAAACTTGTGGATTATTCAACGCATCCTTACGTATTTTTAATACAATTTTAGTCCCTATTTTAAGGACTTTTTTAACGTCTTGATCACTGACTATTATTTGGACCAATTGTTTTATTGGGCGATAACCACTTAACTCTCTAATCGCAATCTCTTCTTTATAAAAGCCGATGTAGTCATGCCGTTTGGCATACTGTATTGCATAGTGATCTTCGTTATAGGTTTGAATCACCACTTCACCTTGAATCTGATGTCTCCCTGCCCGACCGCTGACTTGCGTTAATAATTGAAATGTTTTTTCAATGGCTTTGTAATCTGGTAAATGGAGTGACATGTCCGCTGCTAATACACCAACCAGTGTGACATTCGGGTAATCTAATCCCTTCGCAATCATTTGCGTTCCGATGAGTATGTCCCCTTTATGTTCAAACTCATGCAAGAGTTTTTCGTGACTATTTTTTCGTGTCGTTGTGTCTCTATCCATACGGATGACACGGGCACTTGGAAACATCTTTTCAATGAGTTCTTGTACTTTCTCAGTGCCAATCCCCATATACCTGATATGGGTACTTTGACAACTTGGACACACGCTAGGATTTGATGTTTCATGGCCACAATAATGACATTTTAAATGATTATCACGTTCGTGATAAGTCAACGAAATATCACAATTAGGGCACATAATTACTTCACCACAACTACGGCACATCACAAAAGTCGAGTGCCCACGTCGATTTAATAATAACATCATTTGTTCGTTTTTATCTAACCTATCTTGAATAAGTGTATGTAATCGTCGCGATAAAATACTTCGATTACCGGATTTAAATTCTTCTGTCATGTCTTCAATGTAGACATCAGGCAACGTTGTTTGGTTAGCGCGTTCAGGTAACTCTAATAAATGATACCGCCCATTTAAGGCATGATAATAACTTTCAATTTGTGGTGTAGCACTCCCGAGTACAAGCGGTATATCATAGGTTTTAGCACGCATTTTAGCAACATCAATCGCATGATAGGTTGGCGCAGAATCTTGTTTATAGGTATCAGAATGTTCTTCATCGATAATAATCATACCTAAGTTAGTAAATGGTGCAAATACGGCACTTCTTGCGCCAACAACAACGTGGACTTCTTGGCGTTTAATTTTTCGCCATTCATCATACTTTTCACCAATGCTTAGATGGCTATGCAAAACCGCCACATCATCTTTAAATCGTCCACGGAAACGAGACATCATCATTGGTGTTAAACTAATTTCTGGGACAAGTACAATAGCTTCTTGACCTTTATTAACAACCTCTTCAATTAGGTTTAAATAGATTTCTGTTTTGCCACTACCTGTGACACCATGAAGTAAAAATACATCATATTGATTGATGGCTTCTTTTATTTGATGATAAGCAGCTTCTTGCTTGGTATTAAGTGTGATATCTTTATCTAATGGTTTTGTTAGCATGTCGACTGTGCGATACGTTTCTTCTTCGAGGGTATCAATAATGCCTTTTGATTGAAGCGAGGTAAGTGTCGAGTAAGGCGCATCTGTCACATCAACCAAGGTCTTTTTAAGCACCTTTTTGTGGTTCTTTAAATAGTCAATAACAGCTTGTTGTTTCTTTCCTCTAACCGAAATGGATGAATCCATTAGGACAATATAATCTTGATAACGCTTTTGGTATTTTTGTGTAATTTCGGTCACGACACTTAATGCACCATCTTTTTCTAAGCGTTTGATATCTTTATGATGTGTGTTGTCTATTTCAGATAATTTTATCCGTTTTTTTTGTCTAAAAATACTTTTGATATGACTAGGGACTAATGCCTTATTGTCAATCGTAACATATTTGGTATAACTTGACTTTAATGCACTCGGCAACATCGCCTGTAAATTACTGACAAGGGGACTAATATTACGGTAAGACATGTCTTTTGCTAAGCGTATAAGTTCAGGTGTTAAGGTCGGTGATAAGTCGATTAGACGCGTGATATTTTTAAGTCGATCATATTCTGAATGTGCTTTAATATCAAGCACATACCCCATCACTTTACGACGTCCAAAAGGTACGATAACACGCATACCAATGTCTATGAGTTCTTCATAAACTAACGGAATACGGTAATCATACGTTTGATCTACTTGATGGACTTTAATATCAACTAATACAGATGCGATCATTTAATCACCTACAAATTGTGCGTAAAACGCTCGGGGTCATTTAGAAAATGTCTTAAGAATGTCACATGTTCTATATCGTCATAGTTTATCTTTTGTATGATCTCACTAAATTGATAAATTTTCGCGTTGGGCAATGCCATTAAAATCGGACTATGGGTTGCGATAATAACTTGTGCTCCTGATTGTGTTAAATCATATAATAAAACCAATAACTGATACTGATTAATGGGGGATAAGGGGGTTTCTGGTTCATCTAAAAAATAGATCGCTTTATCATGAAATCGTGCTTTAAAAAAAAATAAAAACCCTTCCCCATGACTTTGTGTTTCTAATGCTTTTTTAAAAGCGCTATTCAGAGCATACAATTCTTTTTTAAAGGGCCCTAAAAGTAAACTCTTCGCATAGTCATTTTTATCCTTGTAGGTCTCACTAAGGGTGTCAATATCACTTTGTAAAGAAACTTTCATTTTCTTCACATAATTGATATATGTAATGAAATCTTCTCCACTAAAAAATAATGATTGATGATCTCTAGCTGTGGTTGCGATGTGGAGTTGATCAGATAAGGGTATGACTGATGTAAAAAAAGTTTGATTTGGATGACTGACATTAATAGCTTTCATATGATGTGCCAAAGCTTTTAACAATGTACTTTTCCCACTACCATTATCGCCAACAAAAATAATGCTTTGATGATTCAAATCAAGCGATTCTACCTTGTTAAACGCTTTAATATCAAAGGGATATCCTAACGGTTTATTCTTTGGAAATATGACATCTTTAATCATCGATAAACCCTAACATTTTAAGGCCTTCATATATCCCATTCTCATCAATTGATGTGGTAATATACTTTGCGGCTGCTTTTGCGTTCTTAGATGCATTCCCCATCGCAACACTGTGTGGAATGAACTCTAACATTTCAATATCATTTTCACCATCACCAAATGCATACGCCTGTTCAAGGGGGATTTCTAAAATCTCTAAGATGGTTTTAATGCCTTCTTTTTTATTCATTCCTTTTGATAAAACATCAAATCCATCACCTAGCCAGGGGACAACATTCAAATCATCTAATGCCTCCATATATTTAGGATGATCAGTTTGTTCACAAAACGCCCACATTTGATAGATCCGATTTGTTTTATAAAAATCAGGATTTACTTCTGGCACAGTCATGCTGGCGAGTTCAAACGCACGCTTACCTTTTTCATCAACAATATTGAGTGTTTCAGAGTGTTCCCCTAAAAAGCCGTATTTTAACGCGTTATCTTCAAATATCGTCACGATTCGTTCTACGTCATCATCACTTAAAGGATTGCGGAAAATAGTCTCATTATCTTTAATAATAATTTGACCATTAATGAGGATAAAAATATCAACATATTCTTTTATCTCTTCAATAATGTGTAACATATAAAATGCCCGACCAGTCGCAATCGCGATTTCTACATTAGGCGCTTCATGTAGTTTTTTTAATGCGTTTATTGTACTGGTTGGGATTGATTTTGTATTCGGATCATACAGTGTACGATCAATGTCAAAAAAGATGATTTTATCTGTCATTTACAGCACCTCTTATTCATTATAACACGAGTCATGGAAATGTCACAATCTATCTAGTTGAAAACCTTTACGATTCTAAAAATGATTAAATGAGATGTTTGAGTTTCTTTTTTAGTGGTTATATGGTAATATATGTATGACATATAAAAATGAAAATATATATGAAAATAAATAATGAAAGGAGGCAATTATGACAAAAAGTGAAACAGGACTTAAAAATCATGAAGTCGGTGTTTTTGCCCTAGGTGGTCTTGGAGAAGTCGGGAAAAACATGTATTGTGTCGAATTCCAAGATGAGCTCATTGTTATTGATTCAGGTGTTAAATTTCCAGATGATTATCTACTTGGAATTGATTATGTTATCAATGATTATACTTATCTTTTTGAGAATCAAGATAAAATCAAAGCGCTCATTATCACCCATGGTCATGAAGATCATATTGGTGGGATTACATTTTTATTACGGCAAGTTAAAATCCCTAAGATATATGCTAGTGGTATGGCCGTCGGATTGATTAAAAACAAACTCAAAAAACATCGTGGGTTTAGATCTTCGTTAATTGAATATCAAGAACATGAACAAATTGTATTTGGTAAACTAAGCGTAAGTTTCTTTAGAACGAACCATAGTATTCCCGATTCATTTGGAATTGTTGTCCACACCCCACAAGGGATTGTTGTACATTCAGGTGATTTTAAATTTGATTTTACGCCAACTGGACCTGATGCCAATTATCAACGTATGGCAGAACTCGGTAAAGAAGGTGTTCTCTGTTTATTAAGTGATTCAACCAATTCAGAACTCCCTGCTTTTACCAAAAGTGAAACAACTGTCTCAGAAAATATTAAAGATATTTTCACTAAAATTGATGGTCGGGTCATCGTTGCGACCTTCGCTTCTAATGTACACCGTGTTCAACAAATTGTTGAAGCCAGCATTGCGACCAATCGTAAGATTGCAGTCTATGGTAGAAGCATGTTGAGAACCGTTGAGGTTGGTAAGGAAATGGGGTACATTAAAGCTCCACAAGGTACCTTTGTCGATATGTATCGCATCAGCAAAAAAGATAAACGTCGTTTAACGATTATTTGTACTGGAAGTCAAGGTGAACCTTTTGCAGCACTCAGCCGTATCGCTGCAGGGACACATCGTCAAATTAAAATTAAAGAAGGCGATACTGTCATCTTTAGTAGTTCACCGATCCCCGGGAATCAAATTGGTGTTAACAAAACAATTAACGGGTTATTCAAACGTGGTGCGAACGTCATTACAAACTCACCATTAACCGACACTCATGCGAGTGGACATGCAGGACGTGAAGAGCAAAAACTTTTACTAAAGTTATTGCGACCTAAGTTTTTCATGCCAATCCATGGTGAATATCGCATGCTTAAAATACATGCCCAAACTGGCTTAATGACAGGCATTAAAAAAGGCAATGAATTCGTCCTCGATAACGGACAAGTTCTCGCGCTTACCAGCAATTCAGCACGTGTCAGTGGTCAAGTACAATCAGGCAATGTGTATATTGATGGTGGTGGCATTGGTAATATAGGAAATATCGTCATTAAAGACCGTAACATGTTGAGTAAAGATGGTCTATTAAGCGCAATTGTAACAATAGATGAAGAGAAAAACACCTTAATTGGTAAACCTGTTATTATTTCAAGAGGTTTTATCTATATGCGAGAAAATAGTGACATGACAGAAGAAATGAGTAATTTAGTTAAGACAGAGATTGAGAAAAAATTAAAGCGATCAAAAAGTCTTAATATTAGTCAAATTAAACGTCACATAACGAAAATATTAAACAATTATATTTACAATACAACCGAACGTAGCCCAATGGTTATGCCCGTTGTCATGGTGACAAATAAATAACGATGATGCAAATGCATCATCGTTTTTTTATGAGTTCATTGACAAAGAAACTTGCTACATCGTTCGCATACTTCTTCGGACCAAAGCCCGCATCAAAGCCTAGTTCTTTGGCAAGTTTATGAGAAATACGTGGACCTCCGACAATGACGATAAACCGTTCTCTTAACTTTTCTGCCTCTAGCAATTCTATAAAAGAAACAAGGTTTTTAATATGGACATCTTTTTGTGTCACTGTCTGACTAATTAAGATGACATCTGCTTCTTTTTTTAATGCTTCTTCGATAAGGACTTCATTGTCTACTTGACTGCCTAGATTATACGCATCAATGTGCTTATAGCGTTCAAGACCGTAATGTCCTGCGTACCCTTTCATATTCATAATGGCATCAATCCCTACCGTATGCGCATCGGTGCCTGTAGAAGCTCCGACAACAACTAATGAACGATCAAAATGGGTTGCGATTAAATCGTCAATCTCTGCCATAGATAAGGTTTCATGGTCTGCTTTTTCAACTGTTATCTTAGTCACATCAATACTATGGGATAATTCGCCATACAGCACATAATATGTAAACGTTGATGACACTGTTTCACTTGCGACAACTAAAGGATCAATTAATCCCATTGTCTTTGCTAGTTCTTTTGCGGCTTCTTCTCCTACTTCATCGTTGGCGATTGGTAAGGTGAAACTTAACTGAACACGTCCATCATTCATGGTATCCCCATATGGTTTGAGACGTGTTAAGTCCAATGTTTTATCATACGTTTTATCACTTATATCATAACCCATTGTTTGCCTCCTTTATCGCCCGTTTCATTTCATCTAAAACTGGATTGACATAACGTTCATCCTTTTTAATAACACCTTCTAATCCTTTTCCACCATCACGAGATCGTTTAATCCCCGCAAATGTACCTTCTTCAATCGCTTGGAATAATCCTTTTTGATCAATGTCTTTCAAAAGATGTGTTGCATCCTTTAAGACATCTTTTGCGCGCGATTGAATAATACCATCCTTCTTAAATTCAATATCTTGATAAAAATCTTTCATCGTATTTTCGATATACCGTGCATTATCAATAGCTAAATAGCGATCACTCATAAATGGTGTATGCACAGCTTCAGTTAGCATACCGAGTAAATGAATCCGTTGTTTTGTCGTTGTGGTGACGATATTAAATAATGTATTTTGTGCATAGCCTTTAAAAATATTGCCTGTCATATGTTTCGTTGGTGGCATATATTTTAGTGGGGCATCAGGAAAGATTTCTCGCGCCATTTCGGCTTGCGCTAACTCATATAAAAACCCATTTGGTAAGTTAGGATCTATTTCAAACGCATGGCCAAGTCCTTGTAAGTGCGATGGCATTAAGGCTTTAAACGCAAATTGCTCATTTATAAACTGACTTGCTAAAACGGTATGGGCTTCCTCATAAGCATCACTGGTGGTTAAATAATTATCTTCACCTGTATTAATAATAATGCCCGCGTACGCATTAATGACACGACTGAAATATTGATCAATGAGTGTGCGTTTCATATTAATGTCACGGAAAAGCACACCATATAAAGAATCATTTAACATCATATCTAGACGTTCTAATGCGCCCATTGCGGCAATCTCTGGCATACATAACCCACTGGCGTAGTTAACCAGCATGATGTATTTATGTAACTCATCTCCAATGTCATCGAGTGCGTTTCGCATAATGTTAAAGTTCTCTTGTGTGGCGTACGTGCCCCCAAATCCTTCTGTGGTGGGACCATATGGTACATAATCTAATAATGATTGGCCCGTGGTTCTGATTACAGCAATCACATCTGCGCCATTACGTGCAGCTGCTTTAGCTTGCGTGACGTCTTCATAAATATTTCCCGTTGCGACAATCACGTATAGTAACGGTTTATCTGGATCTTGCAAGGCCTCTATTTTCTTACTTCGGTATGTTTTCGCTGTTTTAATTTGATCTAACGACGCATTGATATGAGGGTGTAATAACGGCATGATTTCATCATCGTTTACCATTTCCACACGGTCTAATTGAATCAGTTCTTGATCTAATTCCTTGGCAATTTTTTGTGGTGAGTATCCGGTTAACTTCACTAAACTTGCCATATATCGACTAACACCTAAGGACAAATCACCATGTTTTTGGATATAAGACACAACGATATTCGGATAGGGTACATCAATGTCATTAACACCATCAATCCCTAATAGACGACACACAGTCCGCTCAACAGATACTGTGGTATATTGATCGATAAAGGTTTGCGTATCTTCTGCGATTTTCTTAGCATGTTGTCTGGCTTCTTCTATCGTTTCAATCGAAAGATTTAGTTTACTCATATGTTTCCTCCTTGTCAGTAACGACATTGATAATCGGATAATCAAATGCCTGTTCGAATGCTTTTTTCATGTTTGTTGGATCAAAGGCATACCCTAACGTATCAAAGGGATTAATCGCAATAAATGGGATGTTGACTGTATTCCGAGTGACTAGATGGACACCAATAGTGTCCAAATAGGTAATATATTTGGGTGAACACAAAATATTGACAGGATCATTTACAATCAATGTTTTACCTTTAAATAAGGTTCTATGTTCTAAGCAAAAAGCGCATAATGCATCATTGATTGCGCCGTTTACCTGGAGATACTTAAATGTCTGGTTTATCACTTTAAGTAGTGATTGTGGATGTAAACTGAGTGACTCTTTACTCTCATATATTATTTTATAATCATGACTTAATAAGGCCCACTTGGCATCTTCTAGTTTCAGGGATGGATGATGCGGAATCGTTAAGCTATTGACAACAGAGCTAGTATCGTTTATCAATCTATTGAGATCTTGGCTATAAGCCGCACCACTAACAACTATTACGGCATCAACTAACTGAGATGTGACAAAAGATTTTCGAAATAATGCACCATCTATCAGTATTTTATAGGCATCTAATTCTAAAAATATATCTTTAATACGGGCAAGTGCATAATTTGATGAAGGTCCCGCAACTAAGACAGTCCCCGTTCTTTTTACACGGCCGATAATAATCACACCAAGGGGTGTTCTGATATCTGTTTCGACGAGTATTTTAATGTCCGCAGTGGATTCTTTTAAAGCGTCTTTTGCGGTTGCAACAAGCATATCTTCATAGAGTATGATACGCGGTTTCACGCGTTGAGTTAATGTATCATATGCCTCACCATCTAAGCCAATCGATGTGATTGCGATTGACTGTGTTTTATATTCTTCTAGCAAACTGTTTAATACGGTTGTTTTACCAGCATTTTTACTCATTCCAATGATGCCGATGGCATCATAAGAGCTTAAGCGGTTGGACAGTTTCATGAACTGCGTTTAATATGTGTTAATTCTTTTGCGGCAACACAATCTTCGCAATCGCAAGCATTATCGTATGATGTTGGGCCATAGTATGTTGCGATTTTACCTTCATAATTACGTAAAATTGTTTTGCCTGGTGCTTGGCTTAAGACATAGTTTGGCATCACTGGAATTTTACCGCCACCACCTGGCGCATCAACAACAAATGTTGGTACAGCAATCCCACTAATATGCCCGCGTAATCCTTCAATAATTTCAATCCCTTTACTCACTGGTGTACGGAAGTGTTCAATTCCTTTTGTTAGGTCGCATTGATAAATATAATACGGTCTTACCCGGAGTTTGATTAACCGTTTTACCAGTTTTTTCATGACATGTACACAATCATTGACACCTTTTAATAATACACTTTGATTACCAAGAGGAATTCCTGCGTCCGCAAGTAAATCAAGGGCATGTTTTGTTTCTTCGGTTAACTCTTTATAATGATTGAAATGCGTATTAACCCAAATAGGATGATACTTTTTCAACATATTCACGAGTTTAGGGGTTATGCGTTGTGGCATCACAACTGGCGTTCTTGATCCAAGACGGATAACGCCGATATGATCAATCTTTCGTAGTTCTGAAATGATATATTCTAACCGTTCATCACTGACAAGTAATGCATCCCCACCACTTAAGATTACATCATTCACTTCTGGATGTTCTCGAATATAGGCAAGGGCTTGTTCAACATGATCCAGTTTACTACCAGAATCTTGTTGTCCTGCAAAACGGCGTCTGGTACAGTGCCGACAATACATACTACACATATCGGTAATCAGAAATAAGACACGATCAGGATATCTGTGTGTTAATCCAGGGGCAACACTATCCGCATCTTCATGTAACGGATCATCAGAATCATGGATCCCATAATGAAGTTCTTCCATTTGCGGGATAGCCTGTAAGTAAATTGGATCCCGTTTGCCTTTTTCTGGGTTAATTAACGTTAAATAATATGGGGTGATTGCCATTCTAAATGTTTTTAACACATTCATGATCGCATGTTCTTGTGAGTCTGACAAGTCCATAAAACGTTTTAAATCTTCTGTCGTCTGTATTCTATTTTTAACTTGCCAATGCCAATCATGCCACTGTTCATCAGTCACATTAGGAAAATATTGCATCCGTCTTTTTGTGTAATTATCGTATAATTTTACTGTCATTATGATGCCTCCTAAATATAAATTTGTTCAAACAATTGTTTGATTTTAGGTTCTGTTTTCACTAAGTTCAATGTAAAGTCAGCATGATCTTTTGTGTACCCATTACCGATTAACATCTGAACATCTTTTATTACCCCTTCTGCGCCTAAAGCTGCTTTTGTGAAGGAGGTTGCCATACTAAAGAAATAGACGATTCCATCATCTTTTGTACTGAGAATAGAGCCCATTTCAGTGTTATTCACGTTAACAACATTGATGGTAACATCAGCTAAATCTGGCGCGACGTCTTTAATTGCGTTATAGACATTCATCGCATCAGTCGCATCGGCTAAAATAATCTCATCACATACATGATGTTCTTCTAAGAATGCGATTTGTTTGGTTTCATTAACAACGGCGATGACTTTTCCATCTTTTCCAACACTTTTTTTCGCTTGATATGAACAAAGTAATCCACTTTTTCCTGCGGCGCCGATAATAACAACTGTATCACCTGGTTTAACGAGTTTATCTACTTGCGCAGGTGCGCCCGCAACATCTAATGCAGCAAGGGCAACGAGTTCATTTAAGTCGTTAGGGATTTCAGCATAAATACCACTTTCAAACAGAATCGCCTCGCCTTTGATTTTGACTTGGTCTGTCTTTAAATTAATATCAATAATCTCATCAATCTTTAATGGGGTTAATGATAAAGACACAAGGGTTGCTATTTTGGTGCCGACTTTTGGTGATGTTGGGAAGTCTTTTCCGACTGATTTGACATACCCTAGCAACATACCACCACTGCCTGTCACGGGGTTTTGCATTTTACCGCGATTTGAGACAATCTCTAAAATCATCTCTTTCATTTTATCTTTATCACTTTTACAGGCCTCTTTTATTTGAGTAAATGATGCACTATCAATATTTAATGTATCTACTGTGATCAGTAATTCATTGGGATACGGTGTCATTGTGTTATCTAATTTCGTCGCCGCTTGAGGTAAGACTCCTTTCGGCTTGATAACACGGTTGGTTCCATACCGACATGTTGTCATTGTGTTGCCTCCTTTAGTCGTAAAATATGTCTAGCTTCTTCTACTGTAGCGATGGGTCTATTGTGTTTATGGGCTAATTTAACAACTGCTTCAACAAGTTCTTGATTCCCTTTAGCAAGTTCGCCTTTTTTAAGATAAATATTATCTTCTAAACCAACACGTACATGGCCACCATCTTGAATGGCTAGTTCCGCAAGTGATAACTCATACTTGCCGATTCCTGTGATTGTGTAAGTCGCTTCAGCGGGTAAACTTTGGGTTAAAAAGGTAAAATCACGTTCTGTGCCTTGTTGGCCAGCACGGGTGCCTAAAACAAAACTAAAATGAAGAGGGGACTTTATTATGCCCTCTTTATGTAGTTTTAAGATGTGATCAAGATGCATTTTACCAAAGCATTCTAGTTCTGGCATGATGTTGTTAGCATATATTTTTTCTGCGAAATAAATGATGTCTGACTCCGTATTCTTAAAAAATTCATTACCCCCAAAATTAACGGTCCCGCAATCAAGCGTACACATTTCAGGATGTAATGCAATTGGGGCTAATCGTTCATCATTGGTCATCCCAACCGCCCCACCAGTAGAAGGTTGAATAATGATATCACCACAGCGTTTTTTAATAGCGATAATCGCTTCTTCAAAACGCTCTTTAGATTGCGTTGGTGTGCCATCATCCTCTCTTACATGCAGGTGAATTATACTCGCACCTGCTTGTTTTGCAAGATAAGCTTCTTCGGCGAGTTCTCTGGTTGTGTAAGGAACATATGGATTATCATCTTTAGTTACTTCTGCGCCACAAATAGCCGCAGTGATTACGAGTTTCTCCATATTATCATTGATTTTCCTTAGGCACAATACACGTTCCTTCTGCGTCGGCAACTAAGATTTTATCATCTAAGACACTGGCCGCAGATGGGCCAATCTCTGGATTAGCAGTAATCACTTTGTACGCTTTAAAGCGCATTTTACGCGAGGTGTTGCCAACATGGGTAATTTCACCAGTGACTTCAATGTAATCCCCAGCATAAAGTGGTGCGTAAAAATTTACACTTTCATATGCTCGAAATAAGCCTTCATCTCCATCATGACGAATCAATAACTCTGTCGCAACATCACCAAATAATTTTAATGTGTGTGCTCCATCGACTAAGCCACCACCATAGTGTGCTTCTTGGGTTGATAGACGCATTCTAATCATTGCTTTTTCCATTTAATTCACCACCATTTGTTTTGGATTATCGATTATTAAGTTTGCTTCTGTATGTGCTTGTATGTCTTCTAAAGTAAACATTGGATTGTATTCTATCAGATGAATCCCATCATCTTCAATGGTCATAACGCCCATTTCTGTAATAATCATGTCAACTTCATGTTCAGCGGTTAATGGTAGAGTACAGCGTTTCAAGATTTTAGGATTACCTTTATTGGTGTGTGTCATGGCGATAATCACCTTTCTTGCCCCAGTGACTAAATCCATCGCACCACCCATACCAGGTACAAGTTTTCCCGGTATAATCCAAT
This genomic interval carries:
- a CDS encoding AAA family ATPase, which gives rise to MIKDVIFPKNKPLGYPFDIKAFNKVESLDLNHQSIIFVGDNGSGKSTLLKALAHHMKAINVSHPNQTFFTSVIPLSDQLHIATTARDHQSLFFSGEDFITYINYVKKMKVSLQSDIDTLSETYKDKNDYAKSLLLGPFKKELYALNSAFKKALETQSHGEGFLFFFKARFHDKAIYFLDEPETPLSPINQYQLLVLLYDLTQSGAQVIIATHSPILMALPNAKIYQFSEIIQKINYDDIEHVTFLRHFLNDPERFTHNL
- the fmt gene encoding methionyl-tRNA formyltransferase, which translates into the protein MKVVFMGTPEFAVPILQAVHEQYGVDLVVTQPDKKVGRKQRLQEPPVKITAKSLDIPVFQPDRIKTDYDHIIETQPDIIITAAYGQIIPKEVLFAPPLGAINVHGSLLPKLRGGAPIQRAIMRGHKETGITIMYMAMAMDSGDIIAQRSIPITNEDTTGTLFDKLSLLGRDLLLDTLPSIIDGTAPRIKQDETQVTYAYNIKKYEERLDLSRSKDELDCQLRAFLPEPGCYLKIDDQRLKIYDARVSDKPLKKEDEALENGTVVGIEKRFFTIKVKDGYLDIYEVQLAGKIKMPSIQFLNGAGRKLITLRKVFH
- the priA gene encoding primosomal protein N' produces the protein MIASVLVDIKVHQVDQTYDYRIPLVYEELIDIGMRVIVPFGRRKVMGYVLDIKAHSEYDRLKNITRLIDLSPTLTPELIRLAKDMSYRNISPLVSNLQAMLPSALKSSYTKYVTIDNKALVPSHIKSIFRQKKRIKLSEIDNTHHKDIKRLEKDGALSVVTEITQKYQKRYQDYIVLMDSSISVRGKKQQAVIDYLKNHKKVLKKTLVDVTDAPYSTLTSLQSKGIIDTLEEETYRTVDMLTKPLDKDITLNTKQEAAYHQIKEAINQYDVFLLHGVTGSGKTEIYLNLIEEVVNKGQEAIVLVPEISLTPMMMSRFRGRFKDDVAVLHSHLSIGEKYDEWRKIKRQEVHVVVGARSAVFAPFTNLGMIIIDEEHSDTYKQDSAPTYHAIDVAKMRAKTYDIPLVLGSATPQIESYYHALNGRYHLLELPERANQTTLPDVYIEDMTEEFKSGNRSILSRRLHTLIQDRLDKNEQMMLLLNRRGHSTFVMCRSCGEVIMCPNCDISLTYHERDNHLKCHYCGHETSNPSVCPSCQSTHIRYMGIGTEKVQELIEKMFPSARVIRMDRDTTTRKNSHEKLLHEFEHKGDILIGTQMIAKGLDYPNVTLVGVLAADMSLHLPDYKAIEKTFQLLTQVSGRAGRHQIQGEVVIQTYNEDHYAIQYAKRHDYIGFYKEEIAIRELSGYRPIKQLVQIIVSDQDVKKVLKIGTKIVLKIRKDALNNPQVLGPVLPKVARINNRYRAQIIIKYEEEHNIHDVLQNVYDTYHDECIIAIDRHPNLL
- a CDS encoding Cof-type HAD-IIB family hydrolase: MTDKIIFFDIDRTLYDPNTKSIPTSTINALKKLHEAPNVEIAIATGRAFYMLHIIEEIKEYVDIFILINGQIIIKDNETIFRNPLSDDDVERIVTIFEDNALKYGFLGEHSETLNIVDEKGKRAFELASMTVPEVNPDFYKTNRIYQMWAFCEQTDHPKYMEALDDLNVVPWLGDGFDVLSKGMNKKEGIKTILEILEIPLEQAYAFGDGENDIEMLEFIPHSVAMGNASKNAKAAAKYITTSIDENGIYEGLKMLGFIDD
- a CDS encoding ribonuclease J, whose protein sequence is MTKSETGLKNHEVGVFALGGLGEVGKNMYCVEFQDELIVIDSGVKFPDDYLLGIDYVINDYTYLFENQDKIKALIITHGHEDHIGGITFLLRQVKIPKIYASGMAVGLIKNKLKKHRGFRSSLIEYQEHEQIVFGKLSVSFFRTNHSIPDSFGIVVHTPQGIVVHSGDFKFDFTPTGPDANYQRMAELGKEGVLCLLSDSTNSELPAFTKSETTVSENIKDIFTKIDGRVIVATFASNVHRVQQIVEASIATNRKIAVYGRSMLRTVEVGKEMGYIKAPQGTFVDMYRISKKDKRRLTIICTGSQGEPFAALSRIAAGTHRQIKIKEGDTVIFSSSPIPGNQIGVNKTINGLFKRGANVITNSPLTDTHASGHAGREEQKLLLKLLRPKFFMPIHGEYRMLKIHAQTGLMTGIKKGNEFVLDNGQVLALTSNSARVSGQVQSGNVYIDGGGIGNIGNIVIKDRNMLSKDGLLSAIVTIDEEKNTLIGKPVIISRGFIYMRENSDMTEEMSNLVKTEIEKKLKRSKSLNISQIKRHITKILNNYIYNTTERSPMVMPVVMVTNK